GGCTATCTGGGCCACTACTCCAAGGTTATGGGTTATTAGAAGAAGGCTGAGATTATACTGTTCACGGAGACTGTTCAGGAGTTCAAGAATTTGGGCCTGTATGGTAACATCCAGGGCAGTAGTGGGCTCATCCGCTATCAAAAGCTTCGGTTGGCACGCAAGGGACATGGCTATCATAGCCCTTTGACGCAGTCCACCCGAGAGCTGATGAGGGTAAGTTGCTATTCTTTCTTCCGGTGCCGGCATTCCCACCTGGGTTAAAAGCTCAATAACCCGCTTCCGAACCCGCTTTTTTGTGACCTTGAGATGGGTTGTTATGGCCTCTGCAATCTGGTCTCTAATAGTGAAGACCGGGTTTAGGGCAGTCATAGGCTCTTGAAAAATCATGGCTATTTCATTTCCCCTGATACTGCACAATTGACCAGGGGTAAGGCCAATGAGGTCTGTGTGCTCAAACTTTATTTCCCCTTTTCTGATCTTGAATGGAGGGCTGGGAAGGAGGCCCAGAAGGGAAAGGGCCGTAACGCTCTTTCCGCAACCGGATTCGCCGACAAGACAGACGCTCTCACCTTTTCCTACAGAAAAAGAGATGTCCCTTACAGGGAACACAGGCCCCTTATTGGTCCGGATTTCAATTTCAAGCCCTTTTACAGAAAGGAGGATATCATTGCTCACGATTTTTGATAAGCTGTGTGGCTGGATCAAGTATTAGAGGCGGGACTTTGTCCGCTTTTTGCCCCTTAATCACTTGAACACTGATCTCACGTCCCACAGGTTTGAGTTGTACTATAACATCAAAAAGGTTTGACATATAACTGATGGGGGACGGGATGTCGTCAGGCTGTTCGACCTTGTCTTCTCTGTGAGTCGTTACGGTAAACCATACCCGGAAACCGTGTTTCCTGGACATTTCTTTTAGTTCGCTCAATGATTCCCGCACAGTCTCATTGAATGGCAATCCGTCTAACAAGACTGCTTGTGGAAAGAATACGCCCTGCTCAGTGAGGTCGTTCAGACGCTCTTCAAGCCGCTTTACGCTGAAGTCCTCAACATTAAAGGTCATAATAAAACGGTGGGGAAGGATCATCTCCCACATCACATTGGTATTATTTAACTCATATTGATCTGATATGCGGTGAAGGACTTCTTCATACCAAAGACATACCTTTTTTACCGGTTGTCCAAGACATATGTGAAGTACGTTTTTCCCGCTGAGCAAGTTGTCCAGGGCCAGATGCATCAGGAAAGAAGTCTTACCCTCTCCGGCCCCGGCAAGTATTGCGCCGAATTGTCCTTCCCTGAGGAGGTGGCCGGCATCTTCCTTGATAAAACTAAGCGGATTTCCAGTATTTTGATTGTTTTTTGACATATTAAGGACCTTTATACTTTCTCTTTAAAACAGCGTACAAATACGGCTTAAGCAGCCTTCTTCTTTCCTTCCGCAGCCCTTTTTACCAATTCATCCGTTACGCTTTTGGGTGCCTGACGATAGGTGCAAAATTCCATGGTGAACTGGGCCTTGCCCTGGGTACCTGAGCGCAGGATTGTGGAGTAGCCGAACATCTCGGCGAGCGGGACCTCTGCCTCTATTACGCTTATGTTTCCTTCATCCTGTGTACCCAGGATCATCCCTCTTCGCTGGTTGAGTGATCCCATTACAAATCCCTGAAATTCGGTCGGGGTCTCTACCGCCACTTTCATTACAGGTTCCAGTATGACAGGTTTGGCTTTCCTGTATCCGTCCAGAAAGGCCTTGCGGGATGCTGTCTGAAAAGCCATGTCAGATGAGTCCATAGGGTGGGATTGACCGTCGTTAATGACGATCTTGACTCCTGTAACAGGAAAGCCCAGCAATGCCCCTTTCTCCATGGCTTTTCTGAAACCTTTTTCACATGAAGAGATAAACTCTGTGGGTATGGCACCTCCGACTATCCTGTTTTCAAAGACGAATTCGTCGTCAACAGGCTCCATGTAGCCGGCTACCCGTCCATACTGGCCTGCACCACCCGTCTGTTTTTTATGTGTATAGTTGAACTCGGCCCGTCGTGTAATAGTCTCCCTGTATGCTACCTGGGGCATACCCGTGGTAACATCCGCGCCGTACTCCCTGCGCATTCGCTCAACATATACCTCCAGGTGAAGCTCCCCCATGCCGGAGATGATGGTATCTCCGGTCTCATGGTTAACATATGCCCTGAATGTCGGGTCTTCCTTGGTGAACCTGGAAAGGGCCTTGGACATATTGATCTGAGCCTTGTTGTCCGTGGGGACGATTGCCAGTGAGATAACAGGTTCGGGTATGTGCATGGAGGTCATGCTATATCTGATTTCAGGAGAGGTGAAGGTATCACCGGATGCGCAGTCAATGCCGAAGAGTGCCCCGATATAGCCGGCGGGAATAGACTCTATATCTTCCATCTGGTCTGCATGTATACGCACAACCCTGCCAACCCGGACCTTTTGACCGGTCCTGGAGTTAACTATGGTATCACCCTTGGAGAGGGTTCCCTGATACACCCTGATGTAAGTGAGCTGCCCGTAACGCCCCTCTTCCAGCTTAAATGCAAGGGCTACGAGAGGTAATG
The window above is part of the Deltaproteobacteria bacterium genome. Proteins encoded here:
- a CDS encoding elongation factor G gives rise to the protein MNRDPAKVRNIGISAHIDAGKTTLTERILFYTQRIHAIHDVKGKDGVGATMDFMELEKERGITITSAATYCEWKGYEINIVDTPGHVDFTIEVERALRVLDGGILVLCSVGGVQSQSITVDRQMSRYKIPCIAFINKCDRSGANPFRVIDQLREKLGHNAVAMQIPIGLESEFQGVVDLISMKALYFDGTSGERIRLEEIPQGLRAKAEAYRETLIDAASMFSDELMEAALEGEVTADLLNDAVRKGTLVRGLTPVFIGSAYKNKGVQPLLDAVTHYLPQPMDIENFALDMENEEAEVRLEPDPSLPLVALAFKLEEGRYGQLTYIRVYQGTLSKGDTIVNSRTGQKVRVGRVVRIHADQMEDIESIPAGYIGALFGIDCASGDTFTSPEIRYSMTSMHIPEPVISLAIVPTDNKAQINMSKALSRFTKEDPTFRAYVNHETGDTIISGMGELHLEVYVERMRREYGADVTTGMPQVAYRETITRRAEFNYTHKKQTGGAGQYGRVAGYMEPVDDEFVFENRIVGGAIPTEFISSCEKGFRKAMEKGALLGFPVTGVKIVINDGQSHPMDSSDMAFQTASRKAFLDGYRKAKPVILEPVMKVAVETPTEFQGFVMGSLNQRRGMILGTQDEGNISVIEAEVPLAEMFGYSTILRSGTQGKAQFTMEFCTYRQAPKSVTDELVKRAAEGKKKAA
- a CDS encoding peptide ABC transporter ATP-binding protein; amino-acid sequence: MLLSVKGLEIEIRTNKGPVFPVRDISFSVGKGESVCLVGESGCGKSVTALSLLGLLPSPPFKIRKGEIKFEHTDLIGLTPGQLCSIRGNEIAMIFQEPMTALNPVFTIRDQIAEAITTHLKVTKKRVRKRVIELLTQVGMPAPEERIATYPHQLSGGLRQRAMIAMSLACQPKLLIADEPTTALDVTIQAQILELLNSLREQYNLSLLLITHNLGVVAQIAHRVIIMYAGKIIEEALVSDLFDNPLHPYTQGLLDSLPYSIPADVRRLASIPGIVPALDSIPSGCAFQDRCPKAMDICKKIEPENFRLENGRRVSCHLFK
- a CDS encoding cytoplasmic protein — its product is MSKNNQNTGNPLSFIKEDAGHLLREGQFGAILAGAGEGKTSFLMHLALDNLLSGKNVLHICLGQPVKKVCLWYEEVLHRISDQYELNNTNVMWEMILPHRFIMTFNVEDFSVKRLEERLNDLTEQGVFFPQAVLLDGLPFNETVRESLSELKEMSRKHGFRVWFTVTTHREDKVEQPDDIPSPISYMSNLFDVIVQLKPVGREISVQVIKGQKADKVPPLILDPATQLIKNREQ